In one Mucilaginibacter sp. PAMB04168 genomic region, the following are encoded:
- the ffh gene encoding signal recognition particle protein yields the protein MFENLSDKLDRAFKVLKGQGTITEINVAETMKEIRKALLDADVNYKTAKAFTDDVRQKALGENVLTTISPGQLLTKIMNDELTTLMGGTTAELNFPATPTVILIAGLNGAGKTTFSGKLANFLKTQKNKKPLLVADDVYRPAAITQLQVLGEQVGIPVYANLESKDPVAIAREGIAQAKQNGNNVVIIDTAGRLAIDEAMMQEIEQIKAAVNPHEILFVVDAMTGQDAVNTAKVFNDRLDFTGAVLTKLDGDTRGGAALSIKSVVNKPIKFIGTGEKMEALDVFHPDRMASRILGMGDVVSLVERAQQQFDEKEAAELQKKIRKNKFDFNDFYSQIQQIKKMGNMKDLMGMIPGVGKMMKDVEIGDDAFKNIEAIISSMTPFEKSNPDSINQSRRARIAKGSGTDLQEVNRLIKQFEDMRKIMKQVSNPAAMANMMRRMPKM from the coding sequence ATGTTTGAAAATCTTTCCGATAAGTTAGACAGGGCGTTTAAGGTCCTGAAAGGACAGGGAACCATTACGGAGATCAACGTGGCCGAAACCATGAAGGAAATTAGAAAAGCCTTACTGGACGCCGACGTGAACTATAAAACAGCCAAAGCCTTTACAGATGATGTAAGGCAGAAAGCACTGGGCGAAAACGTATTAACTACCATTTCGCCGGGCCAATTGCTCACCAAGATCATGAATGATGAGCTGACCACCCTAATGGGTGGCACCACGGCCGAACTGAATTTTCCGGCTACACCTACTGTTATCCTCATTGCAGGTTTGAACGGTGCAGGTAAAACCACATTTAGCGGTAAGCTGGCCAACTTTTTAAAAACGCAGAAAAACAAAAAGCCTTTATTGGTTGCTGATGACGTTTACCGCCCAGCGGCTATCACCCAGCTACAGGTTTTGGGTGAGCAGGTAGGCATACCGGTTTACGCCAACCTGGAAAGTAAAGACCCCGTGGCTATAGCCCGCGAAGGTATTGCACAGGCTAAGCAAAACGGCAACAACGTGGTTATTATTGATACCGCCGGCCGTTTAGCTATTGATGAGGCCATGATGCAGGAAATTGAGCAGATTAAAGCTGCCGTTAACCCGCACGAAATACTTTTTGTGGTAGATGCCATGACCGGTCAGGATGCGGTGAACACGGCAAAGGTATTTAACGACCGCCTGGACTTTACCGGCGCCGTATTAACCAAGCTGGATGGTGATACCCGCGGTGGTGCGGCCTTGTCTATTAAATCGGTAGTCAACAAGCCAATCAAGTTCATAGGCACGGGCGAAAAGATGGAAGCGCTTGACGTTTTCCACCCCGACCGTATGGCCTCGCGTATTTTAGGCATGGGCGACGTGGTATCGCTTGTGGAGCGTGCCCAGCAGCAGTTTGACGAAAAAGAAGCTGCCGAACTGCAAAAGAAGATCAGGAAGAACAAGTTCGACTTTAACGACTTTTACAGCCAGATACAACAGATCAAAAAAATGGGTAACATGAAAGATCTGATGGGCATGATACCGGGCGTAGGCAAAATGATGAAGGATGTAGAAATTGGTGATGATGCGTTCAAAAACATCGAAGCCATTATATCATCCATGACCCCGTTTGAGAAATCGAACCCTGATAGCATTAACCAAAGCCGCCGTGCACGTATAGCCAAAGGCTCAGGCACCGATTTGCAGGAAGTAAACCGCCTTATTAAGCAGTTTGAAGATATGCGCAAGATCATGAAACAGGTAAGCAACCCGGCAGCCATGGCCAACATGATGCGTAGGATGCCTAAAATGTAG
- a CDS encoding DUF4932 domain-containing protein, with product MTRKFTQTAALLVSAAAMFFTSCKSYNVASRFNSKYISANSGKLNATVPENFELGYTMLALTDLAQKDTSIINQNTAYYRELMAWFNKYKDNKGVKQLNADLSRNPKLVKSYLDGLYAFQLNDGRFALKSSYRIDLNKVDFKRYAILLEKFYKATNFHEFYAQHADLYTQMVQKANSTYTYEEAQKTVNGAVKGYQVVLSPLTKVYAGTMEIKGHAYSECIIFPRLAVEGRSYAMKEAIKGPKSE from the coding sequence ATGACACGTAAATTCACTCAAACTGCTGCGTTACTAGTATCAGCTGCTGCTATGTTCTTCACTAGCTGCAAAAGCTATAATGTTGCTTCACGTTTCAACTCAAAATATATAAGTGCAAATAGCGGTAAGTTAAATGCAACAGTACCCGAGAACTTTGAATTGGGCTATACCATGCTGGCCTTAACCGATCTTGCTCAGAAAGACACTTCCATTATTAACCAAAACACGGCTTATTACCGTGAGTTAATGGCCTGGTTTAACAAATACAAAGATAACAAAGGCGTTAAGCAACTTAATGCCGACCTGAGCCGTAACCCTAAACTGGTAAAAAGCTACTTAGATGGTTTATATGCTTTCCAACTGAACGATGGCCGTTTTGCTTTAAAAAGCAGCTACCGTATAGATTTAAACAAGGTTGATTTTAAGCGCTACGCCATCCTGCTCGAAAAGTTCTACAAAGCAACCAACTTTCACGAGTTTTATGCACAGCATGCCGATTTGTACACTCAAATGGTACAAAAGGCTAATAGCACTTATACTTATGAAGAGGCACAAAAAACCGTAAATGGAGCTGTTAAAGGCTACCAAGTAGTATTATCGCCGTTAACAAAAGTCTATGCAGGTACAATGGAAATTAAAGGACATGCTTACAGCGAGTGCATCATTTTCCCTCGCCTGGCTGTAGAAGGCAGGAGCTATGCCATGAAAGAAGCTATCAAAGGTCCAAAATCAGAATAA
- a CDS encoding ribonuclease HII, giving the protein MPKIKKAPLLKPQAPKPEISVLLARYQHELIEAGCDEAGRGCLAGPVFAAAVILPHNFEHNLLNDSKQLCEADRYQLRTEIEQQAVAYAVASVSNTEIDEINILNASFLAMHRAIDQLHIKPEFLIIDGNRFNKYQSTPHECIIQGDGKYFSIAAASILAKTYRDDYMQQLALEHPEYDWHTNKGYPTIKHRNMVMQYGFTPHHRRSFNVTNPQLSIF; this is encoded by the coding sequence ATGCCTAAAATTAAAAAAGCGCCATTACTGAAGCCCCAGGCACCTAAGCCCGAGATAAGCGTACTGCTGGCCCGTTATCAGCATGAGCTGATTGAGGCTGGTTGTGATGAGGCTGGCCGGGGTTGCCTTGCAGGGCCGGTATTTGCTGCCGCCGTTATATTACCCCACAATTTTGAGCACAACCTGCTGAACGACTCCAAACAGCTTTGTGAAGCCGACCGCTACCAGCTGCGCACCGAAATTGAGCAACAGGCCGTAGCCTATGCTGTAGCCTCGGTAAGCAATACGGAGATAGATGAGATCAACATCCTGAACGCCTCTTTTTTGGCCATGCACCGCGCTATAGATCAGTTGCACATTAAACCCGAGTTTCTGATTATTGACGGGAACCGTTTTAACAAATATCAAAGCACGCCGCACGAGTGCATTATACAGGGCGATGGCAAATACTTTAGCATTGCGGCAGCCTCTATACTCGCTAAAACCTACCGCGATGACTATATGCAGCAACTGGCACTTGAGCATCCTGAGTATGATTGGCACACCAATAAAGGCTATCCGACCATTAAGCATCGTAATATGGTTATGCAGTATGGATTTACACCGCATCACAGGCGTAGTTTTAATGTCACAAATCCGCAACTAAGTATCTTTTAA
- a CDS encoding glycosyltransferase family 4 protein encodes MKILIITHLAPFPQNSGYPIVVGNTIRGLVSSGHQVSLFSLNPQKQKFGHDTTDDLISHINYYCHSIDTSISLKHAVMSLFNRKLYTIDRFYNAEFERLLVKEVTEGNYDIIQFEGLFVTRYLPALRKVTKAKLIYRAHHIEYLVWERLARQKNDPIKKYYLRLIAKRIKQFELKQFDEFNAIAVFTNQDKEMIKQHTSAAVAVEIIPVGLNLSRYNPDYLKTEFPSLFFLGAMDWMPNREGIEWFLENFSNELVHGDLNARFYVAGNDIPERFDDYEVVGKIFIHGEVDDALEFVNARAIMIVPLLSGGGMRVKIVEGMAMQKCIISTSLGAEGINYKNGENILIANTPEEFYKAIKRCITDENYCKQIGLNARKLVEEEHDTHKINERLVNFYQQTLLA; translated from the coding sequence GTGAAAATACTTATCATTACCCACCTTGCTCCGTTTCCGCAAAACAGCGGTTATCCTATTGTTGTGGGTAATACCATCAGAGGCCTGGTTAGTTCGGGACACCAGGTTTCGTTGTTCTCTCTTAACCCCCAGAAACAAAAGTTTGGTCACGATACTACCGATGACCTGATTAGCCATATCAACTACTACTGCCACAGCATCGATACCAGCATTTCACTGAAGCACGCAGTTATGAGCTTGTTTAACCGTAAGCTTTATACGATTGACAGGTTTTATAATGCAGAGTTTGAACGCCTGCTGGTGAAAGAGGTTACCGAGGGCAATTACGATATCATTCAGTTTGAAGGATTGTTTGTAACACGCTACCTGCCTGCCTTACGGAAGGTAACCAAGGCGAAGCTTATTTACCGCGCCCACCACATTGAGTATCTGGTTTGGGAGCGGCTGGCCCGGCAAAAAAACGATCCGATTAAAAAGTATTATTTGCGTTTAATTGCCAAGCGCATCAAACAGTTCGAATTAAAGCAATTTGATGAGTTTAACGCCATTGCCGTATTTACTAATCAGGATAAAGAAATGATCAAACAGCACACATCAGCAGCGGTAGCCGTTGAGATCATTCCGGTAGGCTTGAACCTGTCGCGCTATAATCCCGATTATCTTAAAACGGAGTTTCCGAGTCTGTTCTTTTTAGGCGCTATGGATTGGATGCCTAACCGCGAGGGTATAGAGTGGTTTTTGGAAAATTTTTCGAATGAGCTGGTACACGGCGATCTTAATGCCCGCTTTTACGTGGCAGGTAACGACATTCCGGAACGCTTTGATGACTATGAGGTGGTGGGCAAGATTTTTATACACGGCGAAGTTGACGACGCGCTGGAGTTTGTAAATGCCAGAGCCATCATGATCGTCCCGTTGCTATCGGGCGGTGGTATGCGGGTTAAGATTGTAGAGGGCATGGCCATGCAAAAATGTATTATTTCTACATCATTAGGGGCAGAAGGTATTAATTACAAGAACGGAGAGAACATCCTTATTGCCAATACGCCCGAGGAGTTTTACAAAGCTATTAAACGCTGCATAACCGATGAGAATTATTGCAAGCAAATAGGTTTAAACGCACGTAAGCTGGTGGAGGAAGAACACGATACGCACAAAATAAATGAGCGCCTGGTCAATTTTTACCAGCAAACGCTTTTAGCCTGA
- the gcvT gene encoding glycine cleavage system aminomethyltransferase GcvT → MKNTALTDIHIREGAKMVPFAGYNMPVQYAGINAEHDTVRKAVGVFDVSHMGEFILKGDKALDLIQHVTSNDASKLYDGKVQYSCLPNEQGGIVDDLLVYRIDEKTYMLVVNASNIEKDWNWISKYNTYGVEMKDISDRTSLLAIQGPKATEALQSLTEIDLGSMEYYSFKKGKFAGIDNVVVSATGYTGAGGFEIYFDNEHAEEIWAAVFKAGEPFGIKPIGLGARDTLRLEMGFCLYGNDIDDTTSPLEAGLGWITKFTKPFTNSEALQAQKQQGITKKLVGFEMIERGIPRHDYEIVDAEGNSLGRVTSGTQSPSLQKAIGMGYVNMPFSKEGGEIFIKIRDNKVKAQVVKLPFAPKAGA, encoded by the coding sequence ATGAAGAATACTGCTTTAACCGATATACATATACGCGAAGGTGCTAAAATGGTACCTTTTGCCGGTTACAATATGCCCGTACAATATGCAGGCATTAATGCTGAACATGATACCGTACGCAAAGCCGTAGGCGTGTTTGATGTAAGCCACATGGGTGAATTTATCCTGAAAGGTGATAAAGCGCTTGATTTGATACAGCACGTAACCAGCAACGATGCATCTAAACTATATGATGGTAAAGTGCAATACTCTTGCCTGCCTAACGAGCAAGGTGGTATTGTGGATGATTTGCTGGTTTACCGCATTGACGAAAAAACGTATATGCTGGTCGTCAACGCTTCCAACATTGAAAAAGACTGGAACTGGATAAGCAAATACAACACTTACGGTGTGGAGATGAAAGACATTTCGGACCGCACCTCGTTGCTGGCTATACAGGGTCCAAAAGCTACTGAAGCTTTGCAAAGCCTCACCGAAATTGACCTTGGGTCAATGGAATATTATTCTTTTAAAAAGGGCAAATTTGCCGGCATAGATAATGTGGTAGTATCGGCCACCGGCTATACGGGTGCCGGCGGTTTTGAGATCTATTTTGACAACGAGCATGCTGAGGAAATTTGGGCAGCTGTATTTAAAGCAGGTGAGCCGTTTGGCATAAAGCCAATTGGGCTGGGTGCACGCGATACCCTGCGCCTGGAAATGGGTTTTTGCTTATATGGCAATGATATTGACGATACTACTTCGCCATTAGAGGCCGGCTTGGGCTGGATCACTAAATTTACCAAGCCCTTTACCAATTCAGAAGCTTTACAAGCACAGAAACAGCAAGGTATTACCAAAAAGTTAGTAGGCTTTGAAATGATTGAGCGCGGCATACCTCGTCATGATTATGAAATTGTGGATGCCGAAGGCAATTCACTAGGCCGGGTAACATCAGGTACACAGTCGCCATCTTTGCAAAAAGCCATTGGTATGGGTTATGTTAACATGCCTTTTTCTAAAGAAGGCGGCGAGATCTTTATTAAGATACGCGACAATAAAGTAAAAGCCCAGGTTGTTAAACTGCCGTTTGCACCAAAAGCAGGCGCATAA
- a CDS encoding 2-phosphosulfolactate phosphatase: MVTGTKSLEVCLTPALLPLYNVENYIVVIIDIFRATSSICYGIENGAEAIIPVSEVEECAAYREKGMGYLLAAERNGEVVSGFDFGNSPFAYTPEKVAGKTVVLTTTNGTHALHLSRKAKRIVIGSFLNLTALSNWLKIQHESILLVCAGWKNNFNLEDTLFAGAVIEHLKGGNYKLDDPALAANDLYQLGKHDIGEYLQKTSHGERLKKLGIEKDIAFCLQVDLTTAIPVLEGEKLVKL; encoded by the coding sequence ATGGTTACCGGAACTAAAAGCCTGGAAGTTTGCCTTACCCCTGCATTGCTGCCGCTGTACAACGTTGAAAATTACATTGTTGTTATTATCGATATTTTTCGGGCCACATCTTCCATTTGTTACGGCATAGAAAATGGTGCCGAGGCCATTATCCCGGTATCGGAAGTAGAGGAGTGTGCCGCTTACCGCGAAAAGGGCATGGGCTACCTGCTGGCCGCCGAGCGTAACGGTGAAGTGGTTTCCGGATTTGATTTTGGGAACTCCCCTTTTGCTTATACGCCCGAAAAAGTTGCCGGCAAAACGGTTGTTTTAACCACCACCAACGGTACTCATGCATTACACTTGTCTCGTAAGGCAAAAAGAATTGTAATAGGTTCTTTCCTCAACCTGACAGCGCTAAGCAACTGGCTAAAAATACAGCACGAAAGTATTCTACTGGTATGCGCCGGCTGGAAAAATAACTTTAACCTGGAGGATACCCTGTTTGCCGGTGCGGTTATTGAACATCTCAAAGGAGGCAATTACAAACTAGACGACCCCGCCCTGGCCGCAAATGATCTGTACCAATTAGGCAAACACGATATTGGCGAGTACCTGCAAAAAACCTCTCACGGCGAACGCTTAAAGAAACTGGGAATTGAAAAAGATATTGCTTTTTGCCTGCAAGTAGACTTAACTACCGCTATACCCGTGTTAGAAGGCGAGAAGCTGGTAAAGCTGTAA
- a CDS encoding DUF4349 domain-containing protein has protein sequence MKLYILILACLYITACQNGNRSRVDSVKFPPPMVKADEQYRTQEIMLAPPAANAQPVVANAVSIDKKVIKEGEISLEINNLKAARKIITDTLSKLGGYIDEESENNNADVQRKEYILKIRIPAQNFDRFISDVSASADRVESKSIRIKDVTTEYIDISTRLNNQKLLENRYKALLQKAGKMADILEVENKLTEIRTNIETTQGQLNYLNKQIAYSSLEITFFTQSTVGKNEGDGFGYKFKSAVNQSWQLLQDIFFGIITIWPVVIISILLFFVFRAVLRKRRQSKGM, from the coding sequence ATGAAGCTTTATATCTTAATACTTGCCTGCCTGTATATCACGGCTTGCCAAAACGGCAATCGCTCACGTGTTGACTCAGTAAAATTTCCACCACCTATGGTAAAAGCTGATGAACAATATCGAACTCAAGAGATAATGCTTGCACCGCCGGCGGCGAATGCTCAACCAGTAGTTGCTAACGCGGTTTCTATAGATAAAAAAGTTATTAAGGAAGGAGAGATTAGCCTTGAAATTAATAATTTAAAAGCCGCTCGCAAAATAATAACAGATACGTTAAGTAAATTGGGAGGCTATATAGATGAAGAAAGCGAAAATAATAACGCTGATGTGCAACGCAAGGAGTACATACTTAAAATACGTATACCAGCCCAAAACTTCGACCGGTTTATAAGCGACGTATCGGCAAGTGCTGATCGTGTTGAATCTAAAAGCATCCGCATAAAAGATGTCACCACCGAATACATAGATATAAGCACCCGGCTAAATAACCAAAAACTGCTGGAGAATCGATACAAGGCTTTGCTACAAAAAGCCGGCAAAATGGCCGACATTTTGGAAGTGGAAAATAAGCTAACCGAAATTAGAACCAATATAGAAACTACACAGGGCCAGCTTAACTATCTCAACAAACAAATTGCTTACAGCTCGTTAGAGATCACCTTTTTTACCCAAAGCACTGTAGGCAAAAATGAGGGTGATGGGTTTGGTTATAAGTTTAAATCGGCAGTAAATCAAAGCTGGCAGTTACTGCAAGATATCTTTTTTGGCATCATCACTATTTGGCCGGTAGTAATTATATCCATCCTTCTCTTTTTTGTTTTTAGAGCCGTGTTAAGGAAACGTCGGCAAAGCAAAGGCATGTGA
- a CDS encoding nucleotide pyrophosphohydrolase, whose product MTIKEAQQLVDKWINTTGIRYFNELTNTAILMEEVGEVARIMARQYGEQSFKKSDMEVNLADEMADVLFVLICLANQTGIDLTEALNKNLEKKSIRDADRHRNNEKLKP is encoded by the coding sequence ATGACTATTAAAGAAGCCCAGCAACTGGTTGATAAGTGGATTAATACAACGGGTATACGCTATTTTAACGAGCTTACCAACACCGCTATCCTGATGGAAGAAGTGGGCGAAGTGGCCCGCATTATGGCCCGGCAGTACGGCGAGCAATCATTCAAAAAATCGGATATGGAAGTAAACCTGGCCGATGAAATGGCCGACGTGCTGTTTGTGCTCATTTGCCTGGCTAATCAAACCGGTATTGATCTGACCGAGGCCTTGAACAAGAACCTGGAGAAAAAAAGCATACGTGATGCCGACAGGCACCGTAATAATGAGAAACTTAAACCTTAA
- the fumC gene encoding class II fumarate hydratase, with protein sequence MSFRTEHDTMGAVQVPADKYWGAQTERSRNNFKIGPEASMPKEIIAAFAYLKKAAAYTNTDLDVLPAEKRDLIAQVCDEILAGELASEFPLVIWQTGSGTQSNMNVNEVVANRAHVLQGNQLGEGKTFIHPNDDVNKSQSSNDTYPTAMHIAAYKILMDVTIPGVEKLRDSLKRKSEAFKDVVKIGRTHLMDATPLTLGQEFSGYVSQLDHGLRALRNTLAHLSELALGGTAVGTGINTPKGYDVKVAEYIAQFTGLPFITAENKFEALAAHDAIVESHGALKQIAVSLMKIANDIRMLASGPRSGIGEIHIPDNEPGSSIMPGKVNPTQNEAVTMVAAQVMGNDVAISIGGSNGHYELNVFKPVMAANFLQSARLIGDACVSFTDHCSDGIEPNYEGIKKHLENSLMLVTALNPHIGYENAAKIAKTALKEGLSLREAALKLELLTNEQFDQWVRPEDMIGSLK encoded by the coding sequence ATGAGTTTCAGAACCGAACATGACACCATGGGCGCGGTACAAGTACCGGCCGATAAATACTGGGGTGCGCAAACCGAGCGCTCACGTAACAATTTCAAAATAGGACCAGAGGCCTCTATGCCTAAGGAAATTATTGCGGCTTTTGCTTATTTAAAAAAGGCGGCTGCCTACACCAATACCGATTTGGACGTACTACCGGCCGAAAAGCGCGATCTTATTGCGCAGGTTTGTGACGAGATTTTAGCAGGCGAGTTAGCCAGCGAGTTCCCGTTAGTAATTTGGCAAACCGGTTCGGGTACCCAATCAAACATGAATGTGAATGAGGTGGTAGCCAACCGTGCACACGTGCTGCAAGGCAATCAACTGGGCGAAGGCAAAACCTTTATCCACCCCAATGATGACGTGAACAAATCACAATCATCAAACGATACTTATCCAACCGCTATGCACATTGCGGCTTATAAAATACTGATGGATGTAACCATCCCCGGTGTTGAAAAGCTGCGCGACTCGCTGAAAAGAAAGTCAGAAGCGTTTAAAGACGTTGTAAAAATTGGCCGTACTCACCTGATGGATGCTACGCCGTTAACGTTAGGTCAGGAGTTTTCGGGTTACGTATCACAACTGGACCACGGCTTGCGTGCGCTGCGCAACACTTTGGCTCACCTATCAGAACTGGCCTTGGGCGGCACTGCGGTAGGTACCGGTATTAATACCCCTAAAGGTTATGATGTAAAAGTTGCCGAGTACATTGCACAATTCACCGGCTTACCATTCATCACTGCCGAAAACAAATTTGAGGCACTGGCTGCTCATGATGCAATTGTGGAAAGCCACGGTGCACTGAAACAAATTGCCGTATCGTTAATGAAAATTGCTAATGATATCCGTATGCTGGCATCCGGCCCGCGCTCAGGCATTGGCGAAATCCATATTCCAGATAACGAGCCGGGTTCATCGATCATGCCGGGCAAAGTTAACCCTACCCAAAACGAGGCTGTTACTATGGTAGCGGCCCAGGTTATGGGTAATGATGTGGCTATATCTATAGGCGGCTCTAACGGTCATTACGAATTAAACGTATTTAAGCCGGTTATGGCAGCTAACTTCCTGCAATCGGCCCGTTTAATTGGCGATGCCTGTGTATCATTCACCGACCATTGCTCAGACGGTATTGAGCCAAACTACGAAGGCATTAAAAAGCATTTAGAAAATTCACTGATGCTGGTAACTGCCTTAAACCCCCATATTGGCTACGAAAATGCCGCTAAAATTGCTAAAACAGCCTTAAAAGAAGGCTTGTCATTACGCGAGGCGGCCCTTAAACTTGAACTGTTGACCAACGAACAGTTTGACCAATGGGTACGCCCTGAAGATATGATTGGCAGTTTAAAATAA
- a CDS encoding fumarate hydratase, whose amino-acid sequence MRKQLFILRISSLKLILAFGSCLLAFTSCSTNANLQGPGQVYLQGEWRQDKEPLDAQLLNYTLYRFKFSCDSFYVVMQTYSKVNYGADTCMNRGQWTEYAKGNYEERNDTLRLRGFFCNANYSLKDPGGCFRSGVYEDQFKTVKQSDSVITLTSTSGVLTSKLHLIKRTTCVPKPL is encoded by the coding sequence ATGCGCAAACAGCTTTTTATCCTCCGCATTTCATCCTTGAAGCTTATCCTGGCTTTTGGTTCTTGTCTCTTGGCCTTCACTTCTTGCAGTACCAATGCTAATTTACAGGGCCCCGGCCAGGTCTATTTGCAGGGCGAGTGGCGGCAAGACAAGGAACCTCTGGACGCCCAATTGCTAAATTATACTCTATACCGGTTTAAATTTAGCTGTGATTCGTTTTACGTCGTCATGCAAACTTACAGCAAGGTAAATTACGGTGCCGATACCTGTATGAACCGCGGCCAGTGGACAGAATATGCCAAAGGCAATTATGAAGAAAGGAATGATACCCTTCGTTTACGCGGTTTTTTTTGCAACGCTAATTACAGCTTAAAAGATCCGGGCGGCTGTTTTCGTTCGGGCGTGTACGAAGATCAGTTTAAAACCGTTAAGCAGTCAGACTCTGTAATTACTTTAACCAGTACATCAGGCGTTTTAACTTCTAAACTACACTTAATTAAAAGAACTACTTGCGTTCCCAAACCATTGTAA